In one Zobellia galactanivorans genomic region, the following are encoded:
- a CDS encoding DUF4272 domain-containing protein yields MFKRFKSPKQPNRKERTEEFLKSKGVKINEHLPHIEAEEDTTLRAPKEIAQRVSVLATTNMVAFNVIEAEDAIEYLKTYHLWELLTPKEKSFLENPTDDKKTQETWKCEGIWVLMWALGVVEDIGYPDKMCDLNQIPFEKYPIGEGKDPNTFINSFSKSRTKTEILDANDLYYRMDWTCVDARLNGHELNGLNPGVVYERHYALNWLVNYMDQEWDDISCDT; encoded by the coding sequence ATGTTTAAACGATTTAAGTCCCCTAAACAACCCAATCGAAAGGAAAGAACAGAGGAGTTCCTAAAAAGTAAAGGCGTCAAAATAAATGAACACCTCCCCCACATAGAAGCAGAAGAAGACACCACATTGCGAGCCCCCAAGGAAATAGCCCAAAGGGTTTCTGTTCTAGCAACTACCAATATGGTAGCATTCAATGTTATAGAGGCGGAAGATGCAATCGAGTATTTAAAGACATACCATCTTTGGGAGCTGCTTACCCCTAAAGAAAAAAGCTTTTTAGAAAACCCCACCGACGATAAGAAAACCCAAGAAACCTGGAAATGTGAAGGGATTTGGGTCTTAATGTGGGCCTTGGGCGTTGTCGAGGATATAGGGTATCCGGACAAAATGTGCGATTTAAATCAGATCCCATTCGAAAAATATCCTATTGGAGAAGGCAAAGACCCGAATACGTTTATCAATAGTTTTTCAAAATCAAGGACAAAAACAGAGATTTTGGATGCTAACGATTTATATTACAGAATGGATTGGACCTGTGTTGATGCGAGGTTAAACGGACACGAATTAAACGGGCTGAATCCCGGTGTGGTGTACGAAAGACATTATGCCTTGAACTGGTTGGTCAACTATATGGACCAAGAATGGGACGACATTTCTTGCGACACCTAA
- a CDS encoding alpha/beta hydrolase has protein sequence MKQTLLGFTLLLITTLSRGQALPEKISESDFSIGKSIQIESAVLEETRDLNIYLPLNYASDSLKTYPVIYLLDGSKDEDFIHISGIVQFGSFSWIRMLPESIVVGIGNGDRKKDFTFPSQNKQDQKEFPTSGKSKNFIAFIEKELQPFIASNYRTTKTKTIIGQSLGGLLATEILFKKPHLFNNYIIVSPSLWWNDEKLLDEVPTVYDTPKSIYIAGGKEGEIMERTAKELFDKLSANKKDNTLLFYDFLEDKTHGDALHMAVYRAFENIFKPPKE, from the coding sequence ATGAAACAGACGCTACTAGGTTTCACCCTTTTACTGATCACGACTTTATCCCGTGGACAAGCCTTGCCCGAAAAAATCAGTGAAAGCGACTTTTCAATTGGCAAGTCGATCCAAATCGAATCGGCCGTATTGGAGGAAACAAGGGACCTGAACATTTACCTGCCCCTAAACTACGCTTCCGATAGTTTAAAGACCTACCCCGTCATTTATTTGCTTGATGGTTCTAAGGATGAAGATTTTATACATATTTCCGGAATCGTTCAATTTGGTTCTTTTTCTTGGATTCGGATGCTTCCGGAATCCATTGTGGTGGGCATCGGAAATGGGGATAGAAAGAAAGATTTTACATTTCCTTCCCAAAATAAGCAAGACCAAAAAGAGTTTCCCACTTCCGGGAAATCAAAAAACTTCATCGCATTTATAGAAAAAGAACTTCAACCCTTTATAGCATCAAACTATAGAACCACAAAAACGAAAACGATAATCGGACAATCGCTCGGCGGTCTACTGGCTACAGAAATTCTATTTAAAAAACCCCATCTTTTTAACAACTATATTATTGTGAGTCCCAGTTTATGGTGGAACGATGAAAAGCTGCTAGATGAAGTACCTACCGTCTATGACACCCCTAAATCGATTTATATTGCCGGAGGAAAAGAGGGCGAAATCATGGAACGGACCGCGAAAGAACTATTTGATAAATTGAGTGCGAACAAAAAGGACAACACGCTGTTATTTTACGATTTTTTAGAGGACAAAACTCACGGAGACGCATTGCATATGGCGGTATACCGTGCTTTTGAAAACATATTTAAACCCCCAAAAGAATAA
- a CDS encoding DUF695 domain-containing protein — protein sequence MIALEKIQEIYDHMHSNGVNTDADMLYGYFFTNSEPQTLEKVSELLKSEGFEHVDIYPDDTGEYWLHLERIESHNASSLFELNKTLYAVADKFNLSSYDGFDIGNPDKNLPIERDTYAVPEQFASNDFIIDDLPCLLSANKAFEQFPHKDEFLYFIEIKSKYTVGSASQLPTEKELQDLNDFEIFVENNLTQNKIPNYYVGRTTYNSERTVYLVTNEKEGATGLMDFLKEHGNQRDFEFNIIEDPEWKIYSELMNRLE from the coding sequence ATGATCGCACTCGAAAAAATTCAAGAAATCTATGACCATATGCATAGCAACGGGGTCAATACCGACGCTGATATGCTATACGGTTATTTCTTCACCAACTCAGAACCCCAAACCTTGGAAAAGGTATCGGAACTCCTGAAAAGTGAAGGCTTCGAACACGTAGACATCTACCCCGATGACACGGGCGAATACTGGTTGCATCTAGAACGGATAGAGAGCCATAATGCCTCTTCGCTCTTTGAGCTGAACAAAACGCTATATGCGGTCGCTGACAAATTCAACTTAAGCTCGTACGACGGATTCGACATCGGAAACCCCGATAAAAACCTTCCCATAGAAAGAGACACCTATGCGGTGCCCGAACAGTTTGCATCGAACGACTTTATCATAGATGACCTTCCCTGTTTGCTTTCTGCCAATAAGGCTTTTGAACAATTTCCCCACAAAGATGAGTTTCTGTACTTCATCGAGATCAAATCGAAATACACAGTGGGTAGCGCCTCACAATTACCGACCGAAAAAGAACTACAAGACCTCAACGACTTTGAGATATTCGTTGAAAATAATTTGACCCAAAATAAAATTCCCAATTACTATGTTGGGCGGACCACCTATAATTCGGAAAGAACGGTCTACCTGGTAACCAACGAAAAGGAAGGCGCCACGGGGTTAATGGACTTTCTAAAAGAACATGGCAACCAAAGGGATTTCGAGTTCAACATCATTGAAGACCCAGAGTGGAAGATCTACTCGGAGCTCATGAACAGGCTAGAATAA
- a CDS encoding SDR family oxidoreductase, whose amino-acid sequence MSSKKLVVITGASSGIGKATAELFSKNGHPLLLIARRIELIEGFNLPNTLCKKVDVTDIDTLKNAIAAAEEKFGPVDCMINNAGMMLLGDIATQDPLEWKKMFDVNVLGLLNGMQAVLPQMKTRQSGTIINTSSIAGRKTFANHAAYCGTKFGVHAITENAREEAALYNVRMVTIAPGAVETELLSHTTSKEIKEGYENWKKEMGEILNPVDIANAMWYAYNQPQGVNIREIVIAATKQQP is encoded by the coding sequence ATGTCAAGTAAAAAATTAGTAGTCATTACAGGGGCGAGTTCCGGAATAGGAAAGGCAACGGCAGAATTATTCTCGAAAAACGGACATCCATTGCTTTTAATAGCCAGAAGAATTGAACTCATAGAAGGGTTTAACCTACCCAATACCTTATGTAAAAAAGTAGATGTTACCGATATTGACACATTAAAAAATGCCATTGCAGCCGCCGAAGAAAAATTCGGACCCGTAGATTGTATGATCAACAATGCAGGCATGATGCTTTTAGGCGATATTGCGACCCAAGACCCCTTAGAATGGAAAAAGATGTTCGACGTTAACGTTTTAGGACTACTCAACGGTATGCAAGCCGTCTTGCCACAAATGAAAACACGACAGTCGGGAACAATTATAAACACAAGTTCAATCGCCGGCCGTAAAACCTTTGCCAACCATGCGGCCTACTGCGGAACAAAGTTTGGGGTTCACGCCATAACAGAAAATGCACGTGAAGAAGCTGCTTTGTACAATGTTAGAATGGTTACCATTGCTCCAGGGGCAGTAGAAACAGAATTGCTATCGCACACCACATCGAAAGAAATTAAAGAAGGGTATGAAAATTGGAAAAAAGAGATGGGTGAAATTTTAAATCCTGTTGATATTGCGAATGCCATGTGGTATGCCTACAACCAGCCCCAAGGTGTCAATATTAGGGAAATTGTAATAGCGGCAACGAAACAACAACCATAA
- a CDS encoding LysR family transcriptional regulator has product MDVRLLKFFIAVYEQKNLTRAAEQCFVSQPNISNGIKQLEEEVGKTLFERHKKGVELKTEAHYLYPIAKRLLGELNGLNGFFNEREFKNKIQIGVADSLPQEHKQQFFRTASKLCESVEWNTKEIGRENEINLLVREWKNEEDLFLPLWKEDYVLCIPNGHHLLNKEVIDLKDLEKETFIHCPSCEAHIQCLSILNNETNKMTTVANCSSKTETLTMLMAGLGVTFLPEAFIDGWYGFEVKPFNGPRYFREVGLAYPRKSLRNPAIAKIIEYFSKNELKANKFDDFAYSLKTTS; this is encoded by the coding sequence ATGGATGTAAGGTTGTTGAAGTTCTTTATCGCGGTTTATGAACAGAAAAATTTAACACGTGCCGCCGAGCAGTGTTTTGTGTCTCAGCCCAATATTTCCAATGGAATAAAGCAACTTGAGGAAGAAGTAGGGAAAACACTTTTTGAACGTCATAAAAAGGGCGTAGAACTAAAAACGGAGGCACATTATCTATATCCGATCGCGAAACGTTTGTTAGGGGAACTCAACGGCTTAAATGGATTTTTTAATGAGCGAGAGTTTAAAAATAAAATTCAGATCGGCGTTGCCGATAGTTTGCCACAAGAGCACAAACAGCAATTTTTTAGAACGGCCTCTAAATTATGCGAATCTGTTGAATGGAATACCAAAGAGATTGGAAGGGAGAATGAAATTAATCTTTTGGTAAGGGAATGGAAAAACGAAGAAGATTTGTTCTTACCCCTCTGGAAGGAGGATTATGTTTTGTGTATTCCCAATGGTCATCATTTATTAAATAAAGAGGTGATTGATTTAAAGGATTTAGAAAAGGAAACCTTTATCCATTGTCCATCTTGTGAAGCACATATACAATGTTTGTCGATCTTGAACAATGAAACCAATAAGATGACGACGGTTGCGAACTGTTCGTCAAAAACAGAGACCTTGACCATGCTTATGGCGGGTTTAGGGGTTACTTTTTTGCCTGAAGCCTTTATTGATGGTTGGTATGGATTTGAAGTAAAGCCATTTAACGGACCAAGATATTTTAGGGAAGTTGGCTTAGCGTACCCTCGTAAAAGCCTAAGAAACCCGGCAATCGCTAAAATCATTGAATATTTTTCAAAGAACGAGTTGAAAGCGAACAAGTTTGACGATTTTGCTTACTCTCTAAAAACGACTTCTTAG
- a CDS encoding alpha/beta hydrolase: MKFTSYFLLFMVCFSCSENDDFDALGVTEEFIIESTLINDSYPINVFLPENYDHNSLNQLIIALDGDIRFNEIATIIADKAQNDSMPSSIFIAIGNNKQRNRDYTPTAYAHGSGGAESFYQFIKDELIPQLETRYKIDPSNNKTLIGHSFGGLFTQYVLAQDRNSNPFNKFIASGTSYWYDSGVIFEYEQTYADTHTDLDVRFYNGMGTLEGGVMLASFEEMNMRMDNRSFPNFKHKSELIEESGHSGSAKKTFKKGLDYVFSN; the protein is encoded by the coding sequence ATGAAATTTACATCGTATTTTTTACTTTTTATGGTATGTTTTAGTTGTTCTGAAAATGACGATTTTGACGCCTTAGGGGTTACAGAAGAGTTTATCATAGAATCTACACTAATAAATGACAGCTATCCCATAAACGTTTTTTTACCCGAAAATTATGATCACAACTCTTTAAATCAATTAATAATTGCTTTAGATGGTGATATAAGGTTTAATGAAATTGCTACTATCATAGCAGATAAAGCTCAAAACGATAGTATGCCCTCTTCTATATTTATTGCTATTGGTAATAACAAGCAAAGAAACAGAGACTATACACCTACCGCCTATGCACATGGTTCTGGTGGTGCTGAAAGCTTTTACCAATTTATTAAAGATGAATTAATCCCTCAGTTAGAAACAAGATATAAGATTGATCCATCTAATAACAAAACACTAATTGGTCACTCGTTTGGTGGTTTGTTTACTCAATACGTATTGGCCCAAGATAGGAATTCGAACCCCTTCAACAAGTTTATAGCAAGCGGAACATCATATTGGTATGACTCCGGGGTCATATTCGAGTATGAGCAAACCTACGCCGATACACATACGGATTTAGATGTAAGGTTTTACAATGGAATGGGAACATTGGAAGGCGGAGTTATGCTAGCCTCTTTTGAAGAAATGAATATGCGAATGGATAATAGAAGTTTTCCAAATTTTAAACATAAAAGTGAACTAATAGAAGAAAGCGGACATAGTGGCTCTGCCAAGAAAACATTCAAAAAAGGATTAGATTATGTATTTAGTAATTAG
- a CDS encoding Crp/Fnr family transcriptional regulator, which translates to MDQDFSSEKNILFNFFNQVYPITETDFEPLAKVMKKKKIKKGEILLNLGQIETKTSLVLKGFIHQYVIIEDNLFTIDFSLAGMSFNNFTSYMENSPSNQIQEAITDSEILYFEKEDIEKLLLKNHPFSYIYTKLFEQVHLEREKRSLLLQHKNASKKYELFLDTITKSKVFLEQVPQKLIANYLGITPETYSRVKKEYLKKR; encoded by the coding sequence ATGGATCAAGATTTTTCTTCTGAAAAAAATATTTTATTCAATTTCTTTAATCAAGTATACCCAATTACCGAAACAGATTTTGAGCCTCTAGCAAAGGTTATGAAAAAGAAAAAAATTAAAAAAGGTGAAATTCTACTTAATCTTGGGCAAATAGAAACTAAAACCAGTTTAGTATTAAAAGGGTTTATTCACCAATACGTAATTATTGAAGATAATTTATTTACAATTGATTTTTCTCTTGCTGGTATGAGCTTCAATAACTTTACTAGCTATATGGAAAATTCACCTTCCAATCAAATACAAGAAGCAATAACCGATTCTGAAATTCTTTATTTTGAAAAAGAAGATATTGAAAAACTCTTATTAAAAAATCACCCATTTTCATATATCTACACCAAACTTTTTGAACAAGTTCATTTGGAACGTGAAAAAAGATCATTGTTATTACAACACAAAAATGCTTCTAAGAAGTACGAACTCTTTTTGGATACCATTACAAAATCTAAAGTGTTTTTAGAACAAGTACCTCAAAAATTAATTGCTAACTACCTAGGTATTACTCCAGAAACTTACAGCCGTGTAAAAAAAGAATATTTAAAAAAACGATGA
- a CDS encoding S41 family peptidase, which produces MKKNLLIILVFLFFSCNNNNSAKTYLNSAIDIMEENSIKTENIDWDNLRNTAHKNIEGKKTAEETYSTIENALKELGDNHSFFIPKQPDTIIGESDEIIPSVEAKILNKQIAYLKVPAFNKGGNLANKFATKIQSKIIALDRPEIEGWIIDLSENYGGNMWPMYLGLAPLIGEGISGYFFDWEKNSAEWSFKTNAVYNKEDNKLEIKNPYKLKKKPIKIAILTSGITASSGEAIVIAFKGLSYTKSFGQKTAGLSTGNHVYELSDGAKLILTTTIMADRTKKLYGGQLIPDIPTNNPKAKAIEWLLEK; this is translated from the coding sequence ATGAAAAAAAACTTGCTCATAATTTTAGTTTTTCTTTTTTTCTCATGCAATAATAACAACAGCGCAAAGACGTATCTCAATTCCGCCATCGATATCATGGAGGAAAACTCCATTAAAACAGAAAATATCGATTGGGATAATCTAAGAAATACTGCTCATAAAAATATTGAAGGTAAGAAAACTGCTGAAGAAACATATTCAACAATTGAGAACGCTTTAAAAGAGTTAGGAGATAATCATAGCTTCTTCATACCAAAACAACCTGACACAATTATAGGAGAGAGCGATGAAATAATACCTAGTGTTGAAGCAAAAATATTAAACAAGCAAATTGCCTATTTGAAAGTTCCAGCATTTAATAAAGGTGGAAATCTGGCTAATAAATTTGCGACAAAAATCCAAAGTAAGATAATAGCATTGGACAGACCTGAAATTGAAGGATGGATTATTGATTTATCAGAGAATTATGGCGGAAACATGTGGCCAATGTATCTAGGTCTAGCACCATTAATAGGAGAAGGTATTTCAGGGTATTTTTTTGATTGGGAAAAAAATAGCGCAGAATGGAGTTTCAAAACTAACGCGGTATATAATAAAGAAGATAACAAGCTAGAAATTAAAAATCCCTACAAGCTAAAAAAGAAACCTATTAAGATTGCGATATTAACAAGTGGAATAACTGCAAGTTCTGGAGAAGCAATAGTAATAGCTTTCAAGGGACTTTCCTACACGAAGTCTTTTGGGCAAAAAACGGCTGGACTCTCGACTGGTAACCACGTTTATGAATTAAGTGATGGGGCTAAACTTATTCTGACAACAACAATAATGGCTGATAGAACAAAAAAGTTATATGGCGGACAATTAATACCGGATATTCCGACAAATAATCCAAAAGCAAAAGCAATCGAATGGCTTCTGGAAAAATAA
- a CDS encoding IS1182 family transposase encodes MQGKKEYQEKLFAHFQLSERIPENNFYRRLKEVLELRFLYGLTEGYYGNSGQKSIDPVVFFKLCLVGYLENIISDRRLMAHCSLRLDILYFIGYDIDEELPWHSTISRTRQLFPESVFEEVFTKVLSMCVEKGMVSGHTQAIDSAPVKANASMDTLELKVPEEELDEHLRKVRVLSAMDKKGEPHRKSKNDSSDKGQRSVTASKNELAAIKGRNKKWAKDQDQRPGAKNKGAKYTSNKTHYSPTDPDARISVKPGKARKLNYLSQLSVDTAHHVITDIRAYHADGKDNQQLPDIVQRLRARLWKQGLVWENCIADTGYSSGGNYAFLEDIGLKSFIPPHGTYKGGPTGFTYNEIEDHYICPQGKVIPFRKVFKDHRTGTKKKAYRASSLICKGCPLKSTCLGKVNEKQFSVTYYRAEYERNIKRVNSQQGRYMKGKRQSTVEPVFGTLTQFMGMRKVNTIGLEQANKVMHLSAIAYNLKKYLKFTEKRSKSGAGSFVLPRIAKNCFQALESSLVGYPKNIGWPVV; translated from the coding sequence ATGCAGGGAAAAAAGGAGTATCAAGAAAAACTGTTCGCCCATTTCCAGTTAAGCGAGCGAATCCCCGAGAACAATTTCTATAGGCGGTTGAAAGAGGTTTTGGAGCTACGCTTCCTTTACGGCCTTACCGAAGGCTATTACGGGAACAGCGGCCAAAAGAGCATAGACCCGGTGGTCTTCTTCAAGCTCTGCCTTGTGGGCTATCTGGAGAACATCATCAGCGACCGCAGGCTCATGGCCCATTGTTCCCTGCGGTTGGACATCCTTTATTTTATCGGCTACGATATAGACGAGGAGCTCCCCTGGCACAGTACGATAAGCCGTACGCGCCAACTGTTCCCCGAAAGTGTCTTCGAGGAAGTCTTCACCAAGGTGTTGAGTATGTGCGTGGAGAAGGGAATGGTCAGCGGCCATACCCAGGCCATAGATTCCGCACCTGTGAAGGCCAACGCGAGCATGGACACCTTGGAGCTTAAGGTGCCCGAAGAGGAACTGGACGAACACCTGCGCAAGGTACGTGTCCTGAGTGCAATGGACAAAAAAGGGGAGCCGCATCGCAAGAGCAAGAACGACAGCTCCGACAAGGGCCAGCGTAGTGTCACTGCAAGCAAGAACGAACTGGCGGCGATAAAGGGCAGGAACAAAAAATGGGCGAAGGACCAGGACCAACGCCCTGGCGCCAAGAACAAGGGGGCCAAGTATACGAGCAACAAAACGCACTACAGCCCCACGGACCCCGATGCACGCATCAGCGTAAAACCGGGCAAGGCCAGAAAACTGAACTACCTGAGCCAATTGAGCGTTGATACGGCCCACCACGTCATTACGGACATCAGGGCCTACCATGCGGACGGGAAGGACAACCAACAGCTGCCGGATATCGTCCAAAGACTTCGGGCAAGGTTGTGGAAGCAGGGCCTGGTGTGGGAGAACTGCATAGCGGACACCGGGTATAGCAGTGGCGGGAACTATGCCTTTCTAGAGGATATCGGTCTAAAGAGCTTCATTCCTCCCCATGGCACGTACAAGGGCGGCCCCACGGGTTTTACGTATAATGAAATCGAAGATCATTATATCTGTCCACAGGGCAAGGTCATCCCGTTCAGAAAGGTATTCAAGGATCACCGTACGGGTACGAAAAAGAAAGCGTACCGCGCATCGAGTCTGATCTGTAAGGGCTGCCCGTTGAAATCCACATGTCTGGGCAAGGTGAACGAAAAACAATTTTCGGTCACCTATTACCGGGCCGAGTACGAGCGGAACATCAAAAGGGTGAACAGCCAACAGGGCAGATATATGAAAGGCAAACGACAGAGCACGGTAGAGCCCGTTTTTGGAACGTTGACACAGTTCATGGGCATGCGGAAGGTGAACACCATAGGGCTCGAACAGGCCAATAAGGTCATGCACCTCTCGGCGATTGCCTACAACCTGAAAAAGTACCTGAAATTCACCGAAAAACGTTCAAAAAGCGGGGCGGGAAGCTTTGTTTTGCCGCGCATCGCAAAAAACTGCTTCCAAGCACTTGAAAGTTCACTTGTAGGCTACCCAAAAAATATAGGTTGGCCAGTGGTCTAA
- a CDS encoding amidohydrolase family protein — translation MKKNILSLLIILQAFSCKEKKEELNLTKGLYIANVTIISTEDGNYDPYVGHLVVEKDKIIYIDRKEPSISGIFEKLDGTGKFIVPGLIDSHVHITEVQGMLPHHMEKYPELTKEFNEQMPKSYLYYGFTTLINLGGISEEQIASFNLQPIKPDLYHTGNSGASVANGYPMNFAPEQYRFEAAPNFIFMESEADNIPVKFDPANHTPKAVVDRIKNSGAIAVKSYYESGFRGMSKLPVPTKRIMNELLDESHSNGLVLTVHGNSLEAHSFLAEVGVDVLAHGLWNWEKYKDVPVDSLPLEIRKTLDLQIQKQIGYTPTLTVIAGEEALAEDTFLNQPELTKVVPKKLLEWYKTEEGQWFAKDLFSEYNAEEVHEIYGNIQAHAMLALKYLSDNNALILFGTDTPSAPTYGNQPGHNGYWELKLMEEAGVPLNKILSSATINNAKVFHLDSSIGSLNKGKKANIVLLSKNPLKEIEAYNTIEKIIIGGKLTKREDLEAKK, via the coding sequence ATGAAAAAAAACATATTATCATTATTAATCATATTGCAAGCATTCTCTTGTAAGGAAAAAAAAGAAGAACTAAACCTAACCAAAGGGCTCTACATAGCTAATGTTACTATAATATCTACAGAAGATGGTAATTACGACCCATATGTAGGTCATTTGGTTGTAGAAAAAGATAAAATTATTTACATCGATAGAAAGGAGCCAAGTATTAGTGGAATCTTTGAAAAGCTAGATGGAACTGGAAAATTCATAGTCCCGGGATTAATTGATAGTCATGTTCATATTACAGAAGTACAAGGAATGCTCCCTCACCATATGGAAAAGTATCCTGAACTAACTAAAGAATTTAATGAGCAAATGCCAAAAAGCTATTTATACTATGGCTTTACCACACTCATTAATCTTGGCGGAATATCAGAAGAGCAGATCGCTTCTTTCAATTTGCAACCAATTAAACCCGATTTATATCATACAGGAAACTCAGGAGCGTCCGTTGCAAATGGTTACCCTATGAATTTTGCACCTGAACAATATCGATTTGAAGCAGCTCCAAACTTTATATTCATGGAAAGTGAAGCAGACAATATTCCTGTTAAATTTGACCCTGCAAATCATACACCCAAAGCAGTTGTTGACCGAATTAAAAATTCTGGGGCTATTGCGGTAAAATCTTATTATGAATCGGGTTTTAGAGGAATGTCGAAATTACCTGTGCCTACTAAAAGGATTATGAATGAATTACTTGATGAGTCACATTCAAATGGACTTGTTTTAACTGTTCATGGTAATTCACTTGAAGCACATTCATTTTTGGCTGAAGTAGGGGTTGATGTCTTAGCACACGGATTATGGAACTGGGAAAAGTATAAAGATGTACCAGTAGACTCCCTTCCCCTAGAAATAAGAAAAACGTTGGATTTACAAATTCAAAAACAAATAGGCTATACTCCTACATTAACCGTTATTGCTGGCGAGGAGGCACTAGCTGAAGACACATTTCTAAACCAACCTGAGTTAACAAAAGTTGTTCCTAAAAAGCTACTTGAATGGTATAAAACTGAAGAAGGACAATGGTTCGCTAAAGACCTTTTTAGTGAATATAATGCAGAAGAAGTACATGAAATCTATGGAAATATTCAAGCACATGCGATGCTCGCTCTAAAATATCTTTCCGATAATAATGCGTTAATTTTATTTGGAACAGATACTCCATCTGCACCTACCTATGGTAATCAACCTGGCCATAATGGATATTGGGAGCTTAAATTAATGGAAGAAGCTGGCGTCCCATTAAATAAAATTCTTTCATCCGCTACAATTAATAACGCCAAAGTTTTTCATTTAGACTCTTCTATAGGCTCATTAAATAAAGGAAAAAAAGCTAACATAGTACTATTGTCAAAAAACCCTTTGAAAGAAATAGAAGCTTATAATACTATTGAAAAAATTATTATTGGAGGCAAACTTACCAAAAGAGAGGATTTGGAGGCGAAAAAATAA
- a CDS encoding glycine zipper family protein: protein MKLFSILRKPTFAIFLAGLTVFASCSQYETDEIEQENLSLEQLENIHLDIKSRYQIGNSLTQKTSSDNELSEIFNSKFEENLEVAQNQGVEYLFEANGLDSSLPSTIDWALNNIDNENFYEELLQREEIQSVEQAELIFSYLQTFIEYSNLSANAKSAYSKAARESGCGRAVVGTILTTAIFAGVTAATGGFGTAAAVGFLVAKGWNTYNVIAACSE from the coding sequence ATGAAATTATTTAGTATTCTAAGAAAACCAACTTTTGCTATTTTTCTAGCAGGATTAACCGTTTTTGCATCTTGTAGTCAATATGAAACTGATGAAATTGAGCAAGAAAATTTATCCCTTGAGCAACTTGAGAATATTCATCTCGATATTAAAAGTAGATATCAAATAGGAAATTCTCTAACTCAAAAAACATCGTCAGATAATGAACTCTCAGAAATATTTAATTCAAAATTTGAGGAGAATCTAGAAGTAGCTCAAAATCAAGGAGTGGAATATTTGTTCGAAGCGAATGGATTAGACTCTAGTTTGCCAAGTACGATTGATTGGGCTCTTAATAATATAGATAATGAAAACTTCTACGAGGAATTACTACAAAGAGAAGAAATTCAATCCGTAGAACAGGCGGAATTAATATTTAGTTATCTACAAACTTTTATTGAATATAGTAATCTCTCTGCAAATGCAAAATCAGCTTATTCAAAAGCTGCGCGCGAAAGTGGATGTGGTAGAGCGGTAGTAGGAACCATATTGACAACAGCAATATTTGCTGGTGTTACAGCTGCAACAGGAGGTTTTGGAACTGCAGCAGCAGTCGGCTTTTTGGTGGCAAAAGGGTGGAATACTTATAATGTTATAGCTGCTTGCAGCGAATAA